A portion of the Nitrososphaerales archaeon genome contains these proteins:
- a CDS encoding CDC48 family AAA ATPase — translation MAKTSVTAVQLKVAEAKQRDVGKARARMDPDTLTILGVNVGDAVQLIGKRFTVVTAWPFDPEDRSYGIIRIDGQTRKNAGVSLNEYVTVKRASIKMARSVTFAPVDNKLSVDEDFLEFVKNRLKGYCVTEGDELSIPILGNPIVLQVVKVNPKPSAKIGHSTRISILNEPVTEAAIRPRVTYEEIGGLKEEVRRLREIVELPLRHPEIFQRLGIDPPNGVLLYGPPGCGKTLIAKALANESEAHFISISGPEIMSKYYGESEAKLRKIFQEAKENAPSIIFIDEIDAIAPKREEVLGDVEKRVVAQLLALMDGLSERSGVIVIGATNRPESIDPALRRPGRFDREVEIGVPNMEDRLEILQIHTRGMPLADDVNLKELAKELHGYTGADLKALCREAALKALERYLPEFDLKSERIPPEILEKIVVTQRDFREACKEIVPTAMREVYVEIPKVKWSDIGGLDSVKQILEENIIWSIKDPERFRRMGVKPPRGILLYGPPGCGKTLLARAIAMESGANFITVKGPEVMSKWVGESEKVVREIFRKARASAPCIIFLDEIDSLARIRGGTLEDSNVEDRVLSQLLTEIDSIYISGVFVIGATNRPDLIDPSLLRPGRLDLLVYVPPPDMKGRLEILKVLTREMPLSHDVSLEEIASSTKGYSGADLESLCREAAIIAMKKGSDKVRKEDFERALEKINPSISPEVERWYASLCERMKTIHKAQPFFG, via the coding sequence ATGGCCAAAACTAGTGTCACAGCGGTGCAGTTAAAGGTGGCTGAAGCCAAGCAGAGGGACGTAGGAAAAGCAAGGGCACGAATGGATCCCGATACTCTTACTATATTAGGAGTAAATGTGGGTGATGCTGTGCAACTTATCGGAAAAAGGTTCACAGTCGTAACTGCATGGCCCTTTGATCCTGAAGATCGTTCTTACGGAATCATCAGGATCGATGGTCAGACAAGAAAAAATGCCGGCGTCTCTTTGAACGAATACGTTACCGTTAAACGGGCAAGTATAAAGATGGCAAGGAGTGTTACCTTTGCACCTGTCGATAACAAGTTAAGTGTAGATGAAGACTTTTTAGAATTTGTGAAGAATAGGTTGAAGGGATACTGTGTCACCGAAGGTGATGAGCTATCCATACCTATTTTAGGTAACCCTATCGTGTTACAGGTAGTGAAGGTTAATCCGAAACCTTCTGCGAAGATCGGACATTCTACACGAATAAGTATTCTAAATGAGCCTGTTACCGAAGCTGCAATAAGGCCCAGAGTGACGTACGAAGAGATCGGTGGATTAAAAGAAGAAGTTAGAAGGTTGAGGGAGATCGTTGAACTACCACTTCGCCATCCAGAGATCTTTCAGAGGCTCGGTATAGATCCTCCCAACGGCGTTTTACTCTACGGTCCACCGGGTTGTGGAAAGACATTGATCGCAAAAGCCCTTGCTAACGAATCTGAAGCCCATTTCATTTCGATCAGTGGACCTGAGATTATGAGTAAGTACTATGGAGAGAGTGAGGCGAAACTTAGAAAGATCTTCCAAGAGGCGAAAGAGAATGCACCGAGCATCATCTTCATAGATGAAATCGATGCCATAGCTCCAAAGAGAGAGGAGGTGCTCGGCGATGTAGAGAAGAGGGTTGTAGCCCAACTCTTGGCTTTGATGGATGGGCTTTCAGAAAGAAGTGGTGTGATCGTCATTGGAGCGACGAATAGGCCTGAAAGTATAGACCCTGCCCTTCGAAGGCCCGGTAGATTCGATCGAGAGGTTGAGATCGGTGTACCAAACATGGAAGATAGGTTAGAAATTTTACAGATCCATACAAGAGGGATGCCTCTGGCAGACGATGTTAATTTGAAAGAATTGGCTAAAGAGTTACATGGTTATACGGGTGCTGATCTAAAGGCATTATGTCGTGAAGCTGCTCTAAAAGCTTTAGAGAGGTACTTGCCCGAATTCGATCTTAAGAGTGAAAGAATACCACCAGAAATTTTGGAAAAGATCGTTGTGACCCAAAGAGACTTTCGTGAAGCTTGTAAAGAGATCGTTCCGACAGCTATGAGAGAGGTCTATGTAGAAATTCCAAAGGTGAAGTGGAGTGATATTGGTGGATTGGATTCTGTGAAGCAGATTCTGGAAGAGAATATAATCTGGTCGATAAAGGATCCTGAAAGATTTCGAAGGATGGGCGTTAAACCTCCAAGGGGGATTCTTCTGTATGGCCCTCCGGGTTGTGGAAAGACCCTTCTAGCACGAGCTATAGCGATGGAGAGTGGTGCTAACTTTATCACCGTTAAAGGGCCAGAGGTTATGTCGAAATGGGTAGGAGAATCGGAGAAGGTGGTTAGAGAGATCTTTCGAAAGGCTCGAGCATCAGCCCCTTGCATCATCTTTTTGGACGAAATCGACTCTTTAGCAAGGATCAGGGGAGGTACGTTAGAAGACTCTAATGTAGAAGATAGAGTACTCAGCCAGTTGTTAACGGAGATCGATAGCATATATATAAGCGGGGTCTTTGTGATAGGTGCTACCAATAGACCGGATCTGATCGATCCTTCACTCTTAAGGCCAGGGAGGCTCGACCTTTTGGTCTATGTCCCTCCACCAGATATGAAAGGTAGACTCGAGATTCTTAAAGTTCTTACCCGTGAAATGCCATTATCTCATGATGTTTCATTGGAGGAAATAGCTTCATCAACGAAAGGGTACTCTGGGGCCGATTTGGAATCCTTGTGTAGAGAGGCGGCTATAATCGCTATGAAGAAAGGTAGCGATAAAGTACGTAAAGAAGACTTTGAAAGGGCGCTCGAAAAGATCAATCCTTCGATCAGCCCAGAGGTAGAAAGATGGTATGCTTCACTATGTGAGAGGATGAAGACGATTCACAAAGCTCAGCCATTCTTCGGATAA
- a CDS encoding elongation factor 1-beta has protein sequence MRSLIVRMKVFPVDVGIDLNEMAESIRNHLPKGMEIVSKREEPIAFGLSALIIDVKVEERDGVMDALEEAIKSSKYVSEVQTVSVSRYY, from the coding sequence TTGAGGTCCCTTATTGTAAGAATGAAGGTATTCCCCGTGGATGTAGGAATAGATTTAAATGAAATGGCAGAGTCCATTCGCAACCACCTTCCTAAAGGTATGGAGATCGTATCTAAACGTGAGGAACCTATAGCGTTTGGTCTATCGGCTTTGATCATCGATGTGAAAGTGGAGGAGAGGGATGGAGTTATGGATGCGCTAGAAGAAGCGATCAAATCCTCCAAGTACGTTAGTGAAGTACAGACCGTGAGTGTTAGTAGGTACTATTAA
- a CDS encoding zinc finger domain-containing protein produces MSKDRLQLPICTSCNRPTMPKERVVKFYCPDCGKVLIWRCEKCRLFARPYKCMNCGFEGP; encoded by the coding sequence TTGTCTAAAGATCGATTACAACTACCGATATGTACTTCTTGTAACCGACCTACTATGCCGAAGGAGCGCGTGGTAAAGTTCTATTGCCCAGACTGTGGCAAAGTCTTGATCTGGCGTTGTGAAAAGTGCCGCTTATTCGCTAGACCATATAAGTGCATGAATTGTGGTTTTGAAGGGCCATAA
- a CDS encoding NAD(P)/FAD-dependent oxidoreductase: protein MSADCDVLVMGGGLTGLITAKEVAKRGFKVKVLEEDVEIGLPEKCAGLVSMKALSQLGILPKARIVQNRIERAILHAPSGLSLEIDARKQRIVVLDRSELDKELAYRAVSFGAEILLKTRVSHFNELENLIQVKANGENYTGRLLVDARGHPPNPKDKGLLNAARFEVYSRSFQRDTVEIFFDQRLSPGFFTWIVPYDDHLAKVGTAGIGIDPFKSIESFLKNRKCAILGKVGSTLIVSGPSNHFVFNRVVRVGDAAGQTKPTTAGGIYTGGMGGILAGRALIEALDKDDTTRLKMYEQEWFKMFGREFKVMLLMRRIFESLSNDQIDQIFKILDQSIINEIVLKSEFDYHSSTLVRALGMERVLKILSTIGMRGLKDIISLLKSCIGEA from the coding sequence ATGAGTGCCGATTGTGACGTATTGGTAATGGGTGGCGGGCTTACAGGCCTTATAACGGCCAAGGAAGTGGCAAAGAGGGGCTTTAAAGTAAAAGTCTTGGAAGAGGATGTAGAAATAGGCCTTCCTGAGAAGTGTGCCGGTTTAGTGAGTATGAAAGCGTTATCACAGCTCGGAATCCTTCCAAAAGCGAGGATCGTTCAAAATAGGATCGAGCGGGCCATTTTACATGCTCCAAGTGGTTTAAGTTTAGAGATAGATGCACGAAAGCAAAGAATCGTTGTCTTGGATCGTAGTGAATTGGATAAAGAGCTCGCGTACAGAGCTGTGAGCTTTGGTGCAGAAATTTTACTAAAGACGAGGGTCTCACACTTTAATGAATTGGAGAATTTGATACAAGTAAAGGCGAATGGTGAAAATTATACGGGTCGGCTTTTGGTAGATGCAAGAGGTCATCCTCCTAATCCTAAAGATAAAGGTCTATTGAACGCAGCCCGATTCGAGGTTTATAGCCGATCGTTTCAAAGGGATACCGTCGAAATATTCTTCGATCAGAGGTTATCGCCTGGATTCTTTACGTGGATTGTACCTTACGATGACCACCTGGCGAAGGTTGGGACCGCTGGTATAGGGATTGATCCATTCAAATCGATAGAATCATTCTTAAAGAATAGAAAATGTGCAATCTTAGGAAAGGTCGGATCGACCCTCATCGTATCTGGCCCATCGAACCATTTTGTATTTAACAGAGTTGTGAGAGTCGGTGATGCAGCGGGCCAGACCAAACCGACTACGGCTGGAGGAATTTACACGGGTGGAATGGGCGGAATCCTCGCCGGTCGTGCTTTGATAGAGGCCCTCGATAAGGATGATACTACTCGTTTAAAGATGTATGAGCAGGAATGGTTTAAGATGTTTGGAAGAGAATTTAAGGTGATGTTACTAATGAGAAGGATCTTTGAGAGCCTTTCCAACGATCAGATAGATCAGATCTTTAAGATTTTGGATCAATCGATCATAAATGAGATCGTTTTAAAGAGCGAATTCGATTATCACTCATCGACTTTAGTACGGGCTTTAGGTATGGAGAGGGTTTTAAAGATCCTGAGTACAATCGGTATGAGAGGGTTGAAGGATATAATTTCATTATTAAAGAGTTGTATTGGTGAAGCATAG